A single genomic interval of Zingiber officinale cultivar Zhangliang chromosome 4A, Zo_v1.1, whole genome shotgun sequence harbors:
- the LOC121972367 gene encoding uncharacterized protein LOC121972367 — MDKSWMFLPRQTEEYRNGVQSFLHFAFSNANINGMILCPCIRCKIGIFVSKEVAFDHLMVDGFIKGYTHWVAHGEISYSTSTNSASIPSKNYADDMQGLVYEAFGISDNDNRISTSEIENDNEIPTEEADKFYKLIDDSQKELYPGCKKFSKLAFMIHLLHLKCLGKINNKIFDMLLDLLREAFPNAMDDLPKSYYEAEKLMKQIGLGYEKIDACPNDCTLYWRLDKERIQCETCSELRWETSENDSTGEKRKISRKVLWYFPIKPRLQRLFMSSKTASHMRWHSESRTKDGYMRHPADSPTWQTFDHKHSAFAKDPRNIRLGLASDGFNPFKNMSVAHSTWPVILMPYNLPPWMCMKQPYFMLSLLIPGPFALGNNIDIYLQPLIVDLKDLWEIGVQTYDASTKQNFQLHAALLWTISDFPGYANLSGWSTKGQLACPVCHKFTHSQWLRNGGKYCYMGHRKFLNSDHVFRKNAQLFDGTEEFGRPPPTLSGDMVMDELKILKFTFGKTINDNSSLPFNWKKMSIFFYLPYWKDNVIRHNLDLMHIEKNVCENICGTLLNMEGKTKDNLKSRLDLQEMGIRTALHPIEKGPKKVYLPPASFSMGKKEKSMFCKVLKQIKVPDGYASNISRCVQMKPPKLIGLKSHDNHILMQQLLPVALRRTLSKSVRVPLIKLSRYFRELCSKVISPTDMTRLRRDIAVILCELEKIFPPSFFDIMVHLTIHLATEVQLAGPVHFRWMYPIERYLGTLKSYVRNRNKPEGSIAEGYLAEECLTFCSLYLADYVETRFNQSSRNDNANIDSTFALDVFNTSGYALGKAIATKFDTEILKNAHQYVEHRGIVQLSHSRLPLYQIERIHSETFASWFANHIEDTNLPEDDPVSNDLRSLARGPNIIRIQYHKFVSNGFRFHTKEVERKRKTQNCGVTVRATTSSYSSIKDHNPVLSELDYYGILQNVIELDYGGGRKVALFECEWVSKGKRLKLDEDGFMLANFKDVRRHNEPYILASQAMQVFYVEDPNDCDWHVIITTDARAKYNMQPMADVDTYLQSYICNSEACNEHEEVVWVRDDIAGVEIDTDL, encoded by the exons ATGGATAAGAGTTGGATGTTTTTACCAAGACAAACTGAGGAGTATAGAAATGGTGTTCAAAGTttcttacattttgcattttctaATGCAAATATAAATGGAATGATTTTATGTCCATGTATACGGTGTAAGATTGGTATATTTGTTTCAAAAGAGGTTGCCTTTGATCATTTGAtggttgatggatttatcaaaggTTATACTCATTGGGTAGCTCATGGAGAGATATCATATAGTACATCTACAAACTCTGCTTCTATTCCATCTAAAAATTATGCAGATGATATGCAAGGTTTAGTTTATGAGGCATTTGGGATCTCAGACAATGATAATAGAATTAGCACATCAGAAATTGAAAATGATAACGAGATTCCAACGGAAGAGGCTGataaattctataaattaattgatgattcacaAAAAGAATTATATCCAGGATGCAAGAAATTCTCAAAACTTGCATTCATGATTCACTTGCTTCACTTAAAGTGTCTaggaaaaattaataataaaatttttgatatGCTTTTAGATTTGTTGAGAGAAGCATTTCCTAATGCAATGGATGATTTGCCTAAGTCATACTATGAAGCAGAGAAATTGATGAAGCAAATAGGACTTGGTTATGAAAAGAttgatgcttgccctaatgattgcacTTTGTACTGGAGGTTGGATAAAGAAAGAATTCAATGTGAAACATGTAGTGAGCTCAGATGGGAAACATCCGAAAATGATTCTACCGGTGAAAAGAGAAAAATTTCACGTAAGGTTTTATGGTATTTTCCAATAAAACCTAGATTACAACGTTTGTTCATGTCATCCAAAACAGCATCCCATATGAGATGGCATTCTGAATCTCGTACAAAGGATGGTTACATGCGACATCCAGCTGACTCTCCTACTTGGCAAACATTTGATCATAAACACTCAGCATTTGCAAAGGATCCTAGGAACATAAGGCTTGGTTTAGCATCAGATGGATTTAATCCATTCAAAAATATGAGTGTGGCACATAGTACATGGCCGGTCATTTTAATGCCATATAATCTTccaccatggatgtgtatgaagcaACCATACTTTATGTTGTCATTATTGATACCCGGCCCATTTGCTCTAGGAAATAACATCGACATCTACTTGCAGCCTCTTATTGTAGATTTAAAGGATTTGTGGGAGATAGGAGTGCAAACATATGATGCATCaactaaacaaaattttcaattgcATGCCGCATTACTATGGACAATAAGTGATTTCCCTGGATATGCAAACTTATCAGGATGGAGCACTAAAGGACAGCTTGCATGCCCAGTATGTCATAAATTTACACATTCACAATGGTTAAGAAATGGTGGAAAATACTGCTATATGGGTCACCGTAAGTTTTTAAATAGTGATCATGTGTTTCGAAAAAATGCTCAATTGTTTGATGGCACGGAAGAATTTGGAAGACCACCACCCACACTTTCAGGAGACATGGTGATGGatgagttgaaaattttaaaatttacatttGGGAAAACAATTAATGACAATTCATCACTACCATTTAATTGGAAAAaaatgagtatttttttttatttaccgtATTGGAAAGATAATGTGATACGTCACAATCTAGACCttatgcatattgaaaagaatgttTGCGAAAATATTTGTGGGACACTGCTGAATATGGaaggaaaaacaaaagataaTCTTAAATCACGACTTGATTTGCAAGAAATGGGGATAAGAACAGCACTTCATCCTATTGAGAAAGGACCAAAGAAAGTTTATTTACCTCCAGCATCTTTTTCAATGGGGAAAAAAGAGAAGAGCATGTTTTGCAAGGTTCTAAAGCAAATTAAAGTTCCAGATGGCTATGCATCTAACATATCACGATGTGTTCAAATGAAACCGCCAAAATTAATTGGTCTAAAAAGTCATGACAATCATATTTTGATGCAGCAATTGTTGCCAGTAGCACTACGTAGAACCTTATCTAAGTCAGTTCGAGTTCCGTTGATTAAATTAAGCAGATATTTTCGAGAGTTATGTAGTAAAGTAATCTCTCCTACGGATATGACTCGTCTAAGGAGAGATATTGCAGTGATCCTTTGTGAGTTGGAAAAGATTTTTCCTCCCTCATTTTTTGACATAATGGTTCATCTAACTATTCATTTGGCTACTGAAGTACAACTTGCTGGGCCAGTTCACTTTCGTTGGATGTATCCAATTGAAAG GTACCTAGGGACATTGAAGTCTTATGTTCGAAATAGAAATAAGCCAGAAGGATCTATTGCTGAGGGGTATTTGGCTGAGGAATGTTTGACATTCTGCTCTTTATATTTAGCAGATTATGTAGAGACAAGATTTAATCAATCATCAAGAAATGATAATGCAAATATTGACTCAACATTTGCATTAGATGTGTTTAACACATCTGGCTATGCACTTGGAAAGGCCATTGCAACTAAGTTTGATACTGAGATATTAAAGAATGCACATCAATATGT TGAACATCGGGGAATTGTGCAACTTAGTCATTCTCGTCTTCCACTATACCAAATTGAACGTATACATAGTGAAACTTTTGCCTCATGGTTTGCTAATCAT ATTGAAGATACAAATCTTCCAGAAGATGATCCTGTTTCAAATGATTTGAGATCACTTGCTAGAGGCCCGAATATCATTAGGATACAATATCATAAATTTGTTTCAAATGGATTTAGGTTTCATACAAAAGAAGTGGAACGTAAGAGGAAAACTCAAAATTGTGGTGTGACTGTTAGAGCAACTACTTCAAGTTATTCAAGTATAAAAGATCACAATCCAGTATTAAGCGAACTTGATTATTATGGGATTTTGCAAAATGTGATTGAGTTAGATTATGGGGGAGGTCGAAAAGTTGCTTTATTTGAATGCGAGTGGGTCTCCAAAGGCAAACGGCTAAAATTGGATGAAGATGGTTTTATGTTGGCCAATTTTAAAGATGTTAGGCGTCATAATGAGCCTTATATTTTAGCATCTCAGGCTATGCAAGTATTTTATGTGGAAGATCCAAATGATTGTGATTGGCATGTCATTATCACGACTGATGCACGAGCGAAGTATAATATGCAACCTATGGCAGATGTTGATACATATCTTCAAAGTTATATTTGTAATTCAGAAGCTTGCAATGAACATGAAGAAGTAGTCTGGGTTCGTGATGATATTGCAGGAGTGGAAATTGATACTGATTTATGA